The proteins below are encoded in one region of Mya arenaria isolate MELC-2E11 chromosome 15, ASM2691426v1:
- the LOC128220381 gene encoding E3 ubiquitin-protein ligase MSL2-like: protein MHALDFYTSICRIVMRADPSVPESWSELRSLLPCLRQSLGCYVCFNVLYEPMGPNHNVCKHFVCKNCVGGKMRLKPSCSWCKDHWLFVPNPLLKVLLSCFKKLCTYIHNSPLGEAICSVNMNGETNNLQSILLEGINLLDQCAPSTTEISLHPEPSTSAEHSTLISDDKEITKATNDTSANDDREDIPMFTYHKRARSKKKVRQSVKLIHKAKQQRKQGSLNKVLNKKAQKGKQKRKKNTSAYGVLKSKNGPEELDQIDDDEPSVKKVKIELQPPELKPLSVCNCGKTGNNNQLTCIGQRCPCYSMKLPCLRTCKCRGCRNPKKGPDFQPSTSCSSAVLRSGTRSTAESLCLNM, encoded by the coding sequence ATGCATGCCCTCGACTTTTATACATCGATCTGCCGCATTGTCATGCGTGCTGACCCGTCAGTTCCGGAGTCATGGAGCGAATTACGAAGTCTGCTTCCGTGTTTAAGACAATCGCTTGGTTGTTATGTATGCTTTAACGTTCTATACGAGCCTATGGGTCCAAACCATAACGTTTGCAAGCATTTCGTATGTAAGAATTGTGTTGGTGGCAAAATGCGACTAAAACCTTCGTGCAGCTGGTGTAAGGATCATTGGTTATTTGTCCCAAATCCTCTACTGAAAGTGTTACTCTCCTGCTTCAAAAAACTGTGTACTTACATTCATAATTCCCCTCTAGGTGAGGCAATTTGCAGTGTGAACATGAATGGTGAGACAAACAATTTGCAGTCAATACTGTTAGAAGGAATTAACTTGCTTGATCAATGTGCACCATCAACAACTGAAATTTCATTGCATCCTGAACCTTCTACATCTGCCGAACATTCAACTTTGATCTCTGATGATAAGGAAATCACTAAAGCAACTAATGATACATCTGCGAATGATGACAGGGAAGACATACCGATGTTCACATACCACAAACGTGCTAGAAGTAAAAAGAAAGTCAGACAAAGTGTAAAACTGATTCACAAAGCTAAGCAGCAAAGAAAACAGGGTTCACTGaataaagtgttaaacaaaaaagcacaaaaaggcaaacagaaaagaaaaaagaatactTCAGCTTACGGTGTTTTAAAATCTAAGAATGGACCCGAGGAATTAGATCaaattgatgatgatgaaccctcagtgaaaaaagtaaaaattgaACTGCAGCCGCCAGAACTGAAACCCCTCAGTGTGTGTAACTGTGGAAAAACAGGAAATAACAATCAGTTGACATGCATTGGGCAGAGATGTCCTTGTTACAGTATGAAGCTCCCTTGCTTAAGAACATGCAAATGCAGAGGTTGTAGAAATCCAAAGAAAGGACCAGATTTTCAACCAAGCACATCATGTAGTTCTGCAGTGCTTCGATCGGGAACCAGAAGTACTGCAGAATCTCTATGCTTAAATATGTGA
- the LOC128220442 gene encoding NFX1-type zinc finger-containing protein 1-like, translated as MRRMEKAYDEQAENALAALLNQSRFLSKIYKHKSNWANLKGLPYRGDREKAFLLMGRMLDWIMSERSLMTAQETEDAELEFDRLRAQLKLLMFQMRANEKRVQFDNALKAKIRDAEKTFNGTSKFKGDVKANVEDCLRALQNIIPTTELGISEEEKIMIVKAMELQKGHWLKCPKGHVYAIGDCRSNTMGSRCPEC; from the exons atgagaAGAATGGAAAAAGCTTACGATGAGCAAGCGGAAAACGCATTGGCTGCTCTATTGAACCAGTCGCGCTTTTTGTCAAAGATTTACAAGCACAAGTCCAACTGGGCGAACCTGAAAGGACTGCCATACAGAGGCGATCGAGAGAAGGCTTTCTTGCTCATGGGAAGAATGTTGGATTGGATAATGTCAGAACGATCTCTCATGACAGCGCAGGAGACGGAAGATGCTGAATTGGAGTTTGATCGTTTACGGGCGCAGTTGAAACTTTTGATGTTTCAAATGCGTGCAAATGAAAAACGTGTTCAGTTTGATAATGCGTTAAAAGCAAAGATTCGAGACGCCGAAAAGACCTTTAACGGAACCTCCAAATTTAAAGGTGATGTAAAGGCCAATGTTGAAGACTGTTTAAGGGCTTTACAGAACATAATACCAACAACAGAGCTTGGGATTTCAGAAGAAGAGAAGATAATGATTGTAAAAGCAATGGAGCTCCAAAAAGGACACTGGCTTAAATGTCCAAAAG GTCACGTGTATGCTATAGGTGACTGTAGGAGCAATACGATGGGAAGTCGCTGTCCCGAGTGTTAA